From Desulfonatronum thioautotrophicum, the proteins below share one genomic window:
- a CDS encoding pilus assembly PilX family protein produces MKKMFKSEKMGNTSERGSVLVIALVILVVLTLMAIAGVQSTSVQERMAGNMRDKDISFQSAEAALRDAELALRNDFEALAAEDCFYPFDDPAPGTNPDLCNHLLNTSFPSTPQFFIRELPPIPEPVESLESDLFQAATPSLYRITAESAGGTADAVTILQSIYKR; encoded by the coding sequence ACCTCTGAACGAGGTTCCGTCCTGGTAATTGCATTGGTTATCTTGGTGGTGCTGACCCTGATGGCTATTGCCGGCGTGCAGAGCACCTCTGTTCAAGAACGCATGGCCGGGAACATGCGGGACAAGGATATCTCCTTTCAGTCCGCCGAGGCAGCATTGCGGGATGCGGAACTTGCCCTGCGGAATGATTTTGAAGCTTTGGCGGCTGAAGACTGTTTTTATCCATTCGACGATCCGGCCCCCGGCACAAACCCTGATTTGTGCAATCATTTGCTGAACACATCTTTCCCGAGCACACCACAGTTTTTCATTCGCGAACTCCCCCCGATTCCCGAGCCGGTTGAAAGCTTGGAATCAGATCTGTTCCAAGCAGCCACCCCAAGCCTTTATCGCATCACCGCCGAATCCGCGGGCGGGACAGCTGATGCGGTGACGATCCTGCAATCCATCTACAAGAGATAA
- a CDS encoding pilus assembly protein, which translates to MASLHHYLKNTLYLCCLVVLLVLLLATSRMAQADPNISQVPLFVTQSVTPQVMLTMSNDHQLYFEAYTDYADLTGDGKAERTYNHDIDYYGYFDSYKCYDYDTAAGRFVPESVTSTKYCSGNWSGNFLNYISMARIDVIRKILYGGYRSTDTATTTVLERTYLPNDAHSWVRYYDGSDIDQLTPFSLPPATSTTSTSSITVPDGSANDSSDRENFTTTWNSLTNVQIGDQLLIRSIASPETVWMHAVVRAFTTSTTTSTGVINVQVTQSSGAGTTRNDWEIVNESRRGISFCNTTVSNTQFSHDVNTLTDPPLIRIAQGNYSLWTANERWQCRWHEEHNTTGHDQMRVGGINFSNGNNIAVTGIAANSDNPVRDTVGLGENNYIARVQACVDTLLGNERCKVYPDGNHKPIGLIQEYGEDGQLLFGLLTGSYTKNKSGGVLRKNIGNISNEINIDTDGTFKVPAGGNIIDSLDRMRIYGYSHSDGTYGSASGDYCPFGLSSFTDGRCTNWGNPQSEMFLETLRYFSGATPTSAYTFSGDDKIPGLGTASWNDPLSNDNWCSQLRVIAINSSISSYDHDQFGGLSDIGASNIGDLTNIVGSGEGIHGADWFIGEAGTDDNQFCTPKSIANLGTAKGLCPEGPTQSGTFHIAGLAHYAYTESIRGDLLDSQNSTVDIQVKTYGVELAPAVPTIDIPLPNATGIAVRILPACENWTDNTGCGFVDFRIVEQDISAGTGKFLINWEAAEWGGDYDSDMNGILSYEITSTYITVTTEVFAQSSGRRLAFGYVISGTTQDGFHAHSGINGYNYTDASGVLGCNNCTFNDPPTSVTYTLGASTADLLQSPLFYAAKWGGFHKPKRPQDPDFPNNPLSWDAEGDGKPDNYYFAIDPGKLAEDLEKVFRDVVETTSSASSVVANSVRLDTGTFVYQARFRTDDWSGELFAFPVNPDGTLGEKDWEAGEELNDHADRNIVTFTGGQTKPFKWADLNATQQAALGSGNATLGEQIVDYIRGNQSEEIQNGGVFRNRERLLGDIINSDPVFVAANNLGYGRDSINEGKDGVYEAFLANISNRDKVIYVGANDGMLHGFESQNGTELLAYIPNEVIPNLKELTAPTYNDNHRYFVDGPARAGDAFIDGQWRTVLVGSTGAGGRSVFALDITNPGNFDTPGQSIVLWEFTHADLGYSIGQPTLARLKSGDWVAIFGNGYITGDTTAKLFILNLETGAPIRIIETGAGVSGEINGLSSPAPVDVDGDRITDYVYAGDLQGNLWKFDLTAINPADWDVAFSGDPLFTARDRNGNIQPISARPSIGRHPLGGYMVYFGTGRFFAIGDNDVDVVTEHQSFYGIRDHGSAVTFNTARTEVLQRQRIFHEGSPVGVDGAPFDALIRVTSDFPVDYPTQKGWFIDLVSPTNILLDTDTMRGERVVSAAVLRTGRIIFTTMTPSEHPCDFGGSSWLVELDALTGGRLDHSVFDLNGDMLFNEEDYVEVAILLNEGDTTLTTTFVPVSALQLDIGISKTPAIILGDTAEYKYFSGSKAGEMQVVTENPGDAALPGRKSWRQIR; encoded by the coding sequence ATGGCATCCCTTCATCATTATCTGAAAAATACCCTGTACCTGTGTTGTTTGGTCGTATTGTTGGTGCTGTTACTCGCTACTTCGAGGATGGCTCAGGCTGACCCGAATATCTCCCAGGTCCCGCTCTTTGTCACCCAATCGGTGACCCCCCAGGTCATGCTGACCATGTCCAACGATCACCAGCTTTATTTTGAGGCCTACACGGACTACGCGGACTTGACCGGGGATGGCAAGGCGGAAAGAACCTACAACCACGATATAGATTACTATGGGTATTTCGACTCCTACAAATGCTATGACTACGATACAGCCGCCGGTCGTTTTGTCCCGGAGTCCGTCACATCGACCAAATATTGTTCCGGAAACTGGAGCGGCAACTTTTTGAACTACATCTCCATGGCCCGGATCGATGTCATCCGCAAGATCCTCTATGGTGGTTATCGTTCCACGGACACGGCAACAACCACGGTCCTGGAGCGCACCTATCTGCCCAACGATGCTCACAGTTGGGTGCGATACTACGACGGTAGCGACATCGATCAACTGACCCCGTTTTCCTTGCCTCCAGCAACATCGACCACAAGCACATCTTCAATCACCGTGCCCGATGGCTCGGCGAATGACTCCAGCGACCGTGAGAATTTTACGACAACATGGAACAGCCTGACAAACGTCCAGATCGGGGACCAGCTACTGATTCGCAGCATTGCCTCTCCGGAAACGGTCTGGATGCACGCTGTTGTTCGCGCATTCACCACATCGACCACCACATCGACTGGCGTCATCAACGTCCAGGTTACTCAGTCCAGTGGCGCAGGCACCACCAGGAATGACTGGGAAATTGTCAACGAGTCTCGGCGTGGCATAAGTTTTTGCAATACCACGGTTTCTAATACTCAGTTTTCTCACGATGTGAACACCCTGACAGATCCTCCTCTGATTAGGATTGCACAAGGGAATTATAGTCTTTGGACCGCCAATGAACGCTGGCAATGCCGTTGGCATGAGGAGCATAATACCACAGGACACGACCAGATGCGTGTTGGAGGTATTAATTTTAGCAATGGAAACAATATTGCCGTTACCGGAATCGCTGCAAATTCTGATAACCCAGTCAGAGATACAGTTGGTCTTGGCGAGAATAATTATATAGCTCGTGTCCAAGCATGTGTTGACACATTGTTGGGGAATGAACGCTGCAAAGTATATCCAGATGGTAATCATAAACCGATAGGATTAATACAAGAGTACGGTGAGGATGGTCAGCTGCTGTTTGGTTTGCTTACAGGAAGTTACACAAAAAATAAATCTGGAGGTGTTTTACGTAAAAATATTGGTAATATTTCCAATGAAATTAATATAGATACTGATGGAACATTCAAGGTCCCGGCTGGTGGTAATATAATTGATTCATTGGATAGAATGAGAATATATGGATATAGTCATAGCGATGGAACATATGGATCAGCTTCTGGTGACTATTGTCCTTTTGGGTTATCAAGTTTCACTGATGGCCGGTGCACAAACTGGGGGAATCCGCAATCTGAGATGTTTCTTGAAACTTTACGCTACTTCTCTGGTGCTACGCCGACTTCAGCCTATACGTTTTCTGGCGACGACAAGATACCAGGCCTGGGAACTGCATCCTGGAATGATCCTTTGTCAAACGATAATTGGTGTTCGCAGTTAAGAGTCATAGCCATTAATTCCAGCATATCCTCATACGATCATGACCAGTTTGGCGGCCTGTCCGACATTGGTGCAAGTAATATTGGCGATTTGACGAACATTGTTGGTAGCGGTGAAGGAATCCATGGAGCTGATTGGTTTATTGGGGAAGCTGGCACTGACGACAACCAGTTTTGCACTCCCAAGAGTATTGCCAATCTTGGAACAGCCAAGGGGCTCTGCCCTGAAGGACCTACACAGTCAGGAACTTTTCATATAGCCGGCCTTGCCCACTATGCCTATACTGAGTCAATACGCGGTGATCTTCTTGATTCTCAGAACAGTACTGTTGATATTCAAGTAAAAACATATGGTGTTGAACTTGCACCAGCTGTCCCTACAATTGATATTCCTCTTCCCAACGCAACTGGAATTGCTGTACGTATACTGCCAGCATGTGAAAACTGGACTGATAATACTGGGTGCGGGTTTGTTGATTTTAGGATTGTTGAGCAAGATATTTCTGCTGGAACAGGAAAGTTTCTTATTAACTGGGAAGCTGCTGAGTGGGGTGGTGACTATGATAGTGATATGAATGGAATTTTGTCATACGAAATTACCAGTACATACATTACTGTCACAACAGAGGTTTTTGCTCAATCATCAGGCAGAAGGTTGGCGTTTGGTTACGTTATCAGTGGTACGACACAAGATGGTTTTCATGCACACTCGGGTATAAACGGCTACAACTACACTGACGCAAGTGGCGTATTGGGTTGTAATAATTGCACGTTTAACGATCCTCCAACTTCAGTTACTTATACGTTGGGAGCGTCAACAGCTGATTTGTTGCAGTCACCCCTCTTTTACGCCGCGAAATGGGGCGGCTTCCACAAGCCAAAACGGCCCCAGGATCCTGACTTCCCAAACAACCCCCTATCATGGGATGCAGAGGGGGACGGCAAGCCGGATAACTATTACTTCGCCATTGATCCTGGCAAACTCGCTGAAGATCTGGAAAAGGTGTTCAGGGACGTGGTGGAAACCACCTCGTCGGCCTCATCCGTGGTGGCCAACTCTGTGCGACTGGATACAGGCACGTTTGTCTACCAAGCCCGATTCCGCACGGATGACTGGTCCGGAGAGTTGTTCGCTTTTCCGGTCAATCCAGACGGTACCCTGGGTGAAAAAGACTGGGAAGCTGGAGAAGAGCTGAATGATCATGCGGATCGAAACATTGTCACCTTCACCGGGGGGCAGACCAAACCCTTCAAGTGGGCTGATCTGAACGCCACCCAGCAGGCGGCACTTGGCTCTGGAAACGCCACGCTGGGGGAGCAGATCGTGGATTACATTCGCGGGAACCAGTCAGAAGAGATCCAGAATGGTGGCGTATTCCGCAATCGTGAGCGTCTGCTGGGCGACATCATCAATTCCGACCCGGTTTTCGTGGCTGCGAACAATTTAGGTTATGGCCGCGACTCCATCAATGAAGGCAAAGATGGTGTTTACGAAGCATTTTTGGCGAATATTAGTAATCGCGACAAGGTTATTTATGTCGGAGCCAACGACGGTATGCTGCATGGTTTTGAATCACAGAATGGCACTGAACTTTTGGCGTACATCCCAAACGAGGTTATCCCGAATTTGAAGGAACTTACGGCGCCAACCTACAATGACAATCACCGCTACTTCGTGGATGGCCCTGCCAGAGCTGGGGATGCTTTCATTGATGGTCAATGGCGGACCGTATTGGTCGGTTCCACTGGGGCCGGAGGCCGGTCCGTCTTTGCCTTGGACATCACCAATCCGGGCAATTTCGATACACCTGGTCAGAGTATCGTGCTCTGGGAGTTCACTCATGCGGACCTTGGCTACAGCATCGGCCAACCGACCCTGGCGCGTTTGAAAAGCGGTGACTGGGTCGCGATTTTCGGTAATGGCTATATTACCGGTGATACCACAGCCAAGCTGTTCATTCTTAACCTGGAAACAGGCGCTCCCATCCGGATCATCGAAACTGGTGCCGGGGTATCCGGGGAGATTAACGGACTGTCTTCACCGGCCCCGGTGGATGTGGATGGCGACAGGATAACGGATTATGTCTATGCTGGAGATTTGCAGGGTAATCTTTGGAAGTTTGATTTGACCGCGATTAATCCAGCTGACTGGGATGTGGCTTTTTCCGGAGACCCGCTGTTCACCGCCAGGGACAGAAACGGCAATATTCAACCCATTTCCGCCCGCCCGTCCATTGGTCGGCACCCTTTGGGCGGATATATGGTCTACTTCGGAACAGGAAGATTTTTCGCTATCGGTGACAACGACGTGGACGTGGTTACGGAGCACCAGTCGTTTTACGGAATCCGGGATCACGGCTCCGCGGTTACGTTCAACACGGCGAGGACGGAAGTGCTGCAACGTCAGCGCATCTTTCACGAGGGAAGCCCGGTTGGCGTGGATGGGGCACCCTTTGATGCTCTGATCCGGGTGACATCAGATTTCCCCGTGGACTATCCCACGCAAAAGGGGTGGTTCATTGATCTTGTCTCGCCAACGAACATTCTTCTCGACACCGATACAATGCGGGGTGAGCGGGTAGTCAGCGCGGCTGTGCTGCGTACCGGCAGGATTATTTTTACAACCATGACGCCGTCAGAACATCCATGTGATTTTGGCGGCTCAAGCTGGCTTGTTGAACTGGATGCCCTGACAGGAGGCAGATTGGACCACTCGGTCTTTGACCTGAACGGTGACATGTTGTTCAACGAAGAGGATTATGTCGAGGTGGCGATTCTGTTGAACGAGGGCGACACGACATTGACCACGACCTTTGTACCGGTCAGCGCTTTGCAGTTGGACATCGGCATTTCCAAGACGCCGGCAATCATTCTTGGGGATACCGCTGAATACAAGTATTTCAGCGGATCAAAGGCCGGGGAGATGCAAGTGGTTACTGAAAATCCTGGAGACGCGGCCCTTCCAGGAAGAAAGTCTTGGCGGCAAATCCGTTAG
- a CDS encoding DUF2442 domain-containing protein — protein sequence MSSAVETPWPRAVAVTPLADFQLRVRMHDGRTLFLDLSDLIARRDAYWRLRQSRYFRQATVDELGGICWPEGEDLCPDGLERYRCEPSTPETSMDQSAL from the coding sequence ATGAGCTCTGCAGTTGAAACACCCTGGCCGCGGGCTGTCGCAGTTACGCCTCTCGCGGATTTTCAACTTCGCGTTCGCATGCATGACGGGCGAACGCTGTTTCTTGACCTGTCTGACCTGATTGCGAGACGTGACGCATATTGGAGACTGCGCCAGTCCCGGTATTTTCGGCAGGCAACCGTTGACGAATTGGGGGGTATTTGCTGGCCGGAAGGCGAGGATCTTTGTCCGGATGGGTTGGAGCGGTATCGATGCGAGCCTTCAACTCCAGAAACAAGTATGGATCAAAGCGCCCTGTGA
- a CDS encoding type II toxin-antitoxin system HicB family antitoxin, which produces MRNIEYVVYQEGQYFVSQCLNVDISSFGDSVDEAVFNLKDAVELYLKEEPNIHGYIDFGDEFAAS; this is translated from the coding sequence ATGAGAAATATTGAATATGTTGTTTATCAAGAAGGTCAATATTTTGTTTCACAGTGTTTGAATGTTGATATTTCCAGCTTTGGTGATTCAGTTGATGAGGCTGTTTTCAATTTGAAGGACGCTGTTGAGTTGTATTTGAAGGAAGAGCCGAATATTCATGGATATATTGATTTTGGTGATGAATTTGCTGCAAGCTGA
- a CDS encoding HEPN domain-containing protein, with translation MNYCNKVEYWINISEYDLQTARAMLDSGRYLYVGFMCHQAIEKILKAHYQLIHCEMPPRTHNLSYLASKTGVLQQMQEMQTDFLDELEPLNVQARYPEYKDFIQKKIDENYARTIIEKTERLFEWIKNRLSHWQKST, from the coding sequence ATGAATTACTGTAATAAAGTAGAATACTGGATAAATATTTCTGAATATGACCTTCAAACAGCACGCGCAATGCTTGATTCAGGAAGATATCTTTATGTTGGTTTTATGTGTCACCAAGCCATTGAGAAAATTTTGAAAGCACACTATCAATTGATTCACTGTGAGATGCCACCGCGTACGCACAATCTTTCATATCTAGCTAGTAAAACAGGTGTTTTGCAACAAATGCAGGAAATGCAAACTGATTTTCTTGACGAGTTAGAGCCGCTGAATGTTCAAGCACGTTATCCGGAATATAAAGATTTTATTCAAAAGAAAATTGATGAAAACTATGCGAGAACAATAATTGAAAAAACAGAGAGGTTGTTTGAATGGATAAAGAACAGGCTGTCGCATTGGCAAAAGAGTACTTGA
- a CDS encoding nucleotidyltransferase domain-containing protein codes for MDKEQAVALAKEYLKLVRPYLKFENAYLFGSYAEGRQHEHSDLDIGIIVHHIDDDYLETLKNLYRIRRLLDVRIEPHLFVTSNDPTGFIDTVAATGLRL; via the coding sequence ATGGATAAAGAACAGGCTGTCGCATTGGCAAAAGAGTACTTGAAGTTGGTCAGGCCATACTTAAAATTCGAGAATGCCTACCTTTTCGGGTCTTATGCTGAAGGACGTCAGCATGAGCATAGTGATCTGGATATCGGTATCATTGTGCATCATATTGATGACGATTATTTGGAGACCCTGAAAAATCTTTATCGAATCCGAAGGCTTTTGGATGTTCGGATTGAGCCGCACCTTTTTGTAACGAGTAACGATCCAACAGGGTTTATTGATACTGTCGCAGCAACAGGCTTGCGGCTTTAG
- a CDS encoding Uma2 family endonuclease, protein MTANPAPFIERYSASDHRQWQGDWELILGSPYAMTPSPTFTHQRTTGNIYRQLAEALDGCPGCHAVFETDVEFSEDTVVRPDCMVICYEPEGDRLTRAPELIFEVISKSSARRDELLKFELYQSEGVTHYVLVYPDKRKAKVYRLVDGVYRKVGDFSRETRLFDLSRCAIDFDFGFIWR, encoded by the coding sequence ATGACCGCCAACCCAGCACCCTTCATCGAGCGCTATAGCGCCTCCGACCACCGCCAATGGCAGGGCGACTGGGAGCTGATCCTCGGTTCGCCGTATGCCATGACGCCTTCGCCCACGTTCACCCATCAACGGACAACCGGAAACATCTATCGCCAGCTTGCCGAAGCCCTGGATGGATGCCCGGGCTGTCATGCCGTGTTCGAGACGGATGTGGAGTTTTCCGAGGACACCGTGGTTCGACCGGACTGCATGGTGATCTGCTACGAGCCGGAAGGCGACCGCCTGACCCGGGCCCCGGAGCTGATCTTCGAGGTGATCTCCAAGTCCAGCGCCCGGCGGGACGAACTGCTCAAGTTCGAGCTGTACCAAAGCGAAGGGGTGACCCATTACGTGCTGGTCTACCCGGACAAGCGCAAGGCCAAGGTGTATCGACTGGTGGACGGGGTGTATCGCAAGGTTGGCGACTTTTCGAGAGAAACGCGGCTGTTCGATCTGAGCAGATGCGCCATTGACTTTGATTTCGGGTTTATCTGGCGGTGA
- a CDS encoding type IV pilin protein: MKQSNKEFRNTKGKGFTIIEVLVVVAILGILAAIAIPAVTKYVTDARRSDGKVALLEAAQAMERYFTTNNFSYKNATISALMRDNYSKYYTLCFTNVDLTQCNNSNSDDMDYIIKAVPDPNESQASDTDCSKMYIDHIGNRGAKDASGGDSYEKCWRY, encoded by the coding sequence ATGAAACAATCAAATAAAGAATTCCGAAATACCAAAGGCAAAGGCTTCACCATCATCGAGGTCCTCGTCGTGGTAGCCATCTTGGGCATCCTGGCCGCCATTGCCATTCCGGCGGTGACCAAATATGTCACGGATGCGCGGCGGTCAGACGGAAAGGTGGCCTTGCTGGAAGCAGCCCAGGCTATGGAACGGTACTTTACAACTAATAATTTTTCTTACAAAAATGCAACAATTAGCGCTTTGATGCGAGATAACTACTCTAAATACTATACCCTTTGCTTTACCAATGTGGATCTTACTCAATGTAATAATTCTAATTCTGATGATATGGATTATATTATTAAAGCTGTACCTGATCCTAATGAAAGCCAAGCATCAGACACAGATTGTTCTAAAATGTATATTGATCATATAGGTAATAGGGGTGCTAAAGATGCATCAGGTGGAGATAGTTATGAAAAATGTTGGAGATATTAG
- a CDS encoding PilZ domain-containing protein, which produces MISNFDNNTSLNYVKDITEAIIDQPNESYRAVLRKSFRVPQDDAFPLRVTVNGLEAELVDSSENGIKLLYKEDMQWDVDQTLERIELAFMEQRVHASGVVVHSFSTDSGAATYGVRLNFPDVEGHNAFKEYHAVIRKRLFQGQHATTA; this is translated from the coding sequence ATGATTTCAAATTTTGATAATAATACATCATTAAATTATGTCAAAGACATCACTGAAGCGATCATTGATCAGCCTAATGAATCCTACCGGGCGGTTTTACGCAAAAGTTTCCGTGTTCCGCAGGATGATGCGTTCCCGCTGCGGGTGACGGTCAACGGTCTGGAGGCGGAGCTTGTGGATAGTTCGGAGAATGGAATAAAATTATTGTATAAAGAGGACATGCAATGGGATGTCGATCAGACTTTGGAACGTATTGAACTCGCTTTCATGGAGCAGCGAGTTCATGCTTCCGGAGTTGTGGTGCATAGCTTCTCGACCGATTCCGGTGCGGCAACATACGGAGTCAGGCTCAATTTTCCGGATGTGGAGGGGCACAATGCCTTCAAGGAATATCATGCTGTGATCCGCAAGAGGCTTTTCCAAGGACAACATGCAACGACGGCATGA
- a CDS encoding AAA family ATPase: protein MIIECSNCHRKLRLDENLIPDHPVRLRCSSCGNSFQYEKSKNPAESSTQESEQKTRKIGVSLSKGGVGKTTTAVNLAAGCALAGYKVLLVDTDTQGQAAYMLGVKPPGGLAELMTQELQAEEALFQARENLWLLAGGKSLAGVKRMIDRKDFGAEHTLSETLAGIDGRYDFVIVDTSPGWDALTVNVLFYINELLVPVSLEIMTIQALGSFFKNLGAIKKYHSGLNIKYIVPNFMDMRVKKKSETILEKLESLYKDKLCEPIRYNNVISQAPMYGKTIYEYAPGAKGAQDYRELVRKVTGQPHLFQ from the coding sequence ATGATTATCGAATGCTCAAATTGCCATCGAAAACTGCGCCTCGATGAAAACCTTATTCCTGATCATCCCGTGCGGTTGCGCTGTTCTTCCTGCGGCAACAGCTTTCAGTACGAAAAGAGCAAGAATCCAGCCGAGAGCTCAACCCAAGAGTCTGAACAAAAAACCAGAAAAATCGGTGTTTCCCTGAGCAAGGGCGGGGTCGGCAAGACGACGACCGCGGTGAATCTGGCGGCCGGTTGCGCTTTGGCCGGGTACAAGGTGCTGCTTGTGGACACGGATACCCAGGGTCAGGCCGCGTACATGCTCGGTGTCAAGCCTCCAGGCGGGCTGGCCGAGCTGATGACCCAGGAATTGCAGGCCGAAGAGGCCCTGTTTCAGGCCCGCGAGAATCTCTGGCTTCTGGCTGGAGGCAAGTCGTTGGCCGGCGTGAAACGGATGATCGACCGCAAGGACTTTGGGGCCGAGCATACACTTTCCGAAACGCTTGCCGGCATCGATGGCCGGTATGATTTCGTGATTGTGGATACGTCGCCGGGGTGGGACGCCCTGACGGTGAATGTCTTGTTTTATATCAACGAGCTGTTGGTCCCGGTTTCCCTGGAGATCATGACGATCCAGGCCCTGGGGTCTTTTTTCAAGAATTTGGGGGCGATCAAGAAGTATCACTCTGGCCTGAACATCAAATATATTGTTCCCAACTTCATGGACATGCGGGTCAAAAAGAAATCAGAAACCATTCTGGAGAAGCTGGAGTCCCTGTACAAGGACAAGCTCTGTGAACCTATTCGGTACAACAACGTGATTTCCCAGGCCCCCATGTACGGGAAAACCATTTACGAGTACGCTCCCGGCGCAAAAGGGGCCCAGGACTATCGGGAACTTGTCCGCAAGGTTACCGGGCAGCCCCATCTTTTTCAGTAA
- a CDS encoding radical SAM protein: MATTRRQFLQGMAVTAGSLFTAGCANALDTGFPKDEWRPAYAELEEAGLLAGRIEQAYARLESCDICPHGCGVNRLRGEKGFCEAGARAVVHSHGPHFGEELPLVGRGGSGTIFFSHCNLRCVFCQNWPIAHLGHGREVDDARLADVMLDLQRRGCQNINVVTPTHFLPNILGAVRIALQQGLHLPLCYNTGGYDSVDSVRLLDGVVDIYLPDLKFMSPDESARYVVKGRGDYPDTAKAAILEMHRQVGDTVVSGDSIARRGLMIRHLVMPNQVAGTREFVDWMAANLPRETYVNIMSQYRVEHMAFDYQPIARAITSQEYVEAMEWAVAAGLTNLDTRSLANLEIHRRML; this comes from the coding sequence ATGGCCACGACACGCAGACAATTTTTACAGGGAATGGCTGTTACCGCCGGTTCCCTGTTCACCGCGGGGTGTGCCAACGCCCTGGATACAGGTTTTCCCAAGGACGAGTGGCGACCGGCCTATGCTGAATTGGAAGAGGCCGGGCTCCTGGCCGGGCGCATTGAGCAGGCCTATGCCCGCCTGGAATCCTGCGACATCTGCCCCCATGGTTGCGGGGTGAACCGGCTTCGTGGGGAGAAGGGGTTTTGCGAGGCCGGCGCACGGGCCGTGGTACACAGCCACGGACCGCATTTCGGAGAGGAATTGCCCCTGGTTGGCCGCGGCGGTTCCGGGACCATCTTCTTTTCCCATTGCAATCTGCGTTGCGTGTTCTGCCAGAACTGGCCCATTGCCCACCTGGGCCACGGCCGGGAGGTGGACGACGCCCGGTTGGCGGACGTAATGCTGGATCTGCAGCGCCGGGGCTGCCAGAATATCAATGTGGTCACCCCCACGCATTTTCTGCCCAACATACTCGGGGCCGTGCGCATTGCCCTTCAGCAGGGTCTGCATCTGCCCCTGTGCTACAATACCGGGGGCTATGACAGCGTGGACAGCGTCCGCCTGCTGGACGGCGTGGTGGACATTTATCTGCCGGACCTGAAGTTCATGAGCCCGGACGAGTCGGCCAGGTATGTGGTCAAGGGGCGGGGGGACTATCCGGATACGGCCAAGGCCGCCATTCTGGAAATGCACCGTCAGGTGGGTGACACGGTCGTTTCCGGCGACTCGATTGCCCGGCGGGGGCTGATGATCCGTCACCTGGTCATGCCCAACCAGGTGGCCGGCACCAGGGAGTTCGTGGACTGGATGGCGGCCAATCTGCCGCGGGAAACCTACGTGAACATCATGTCCCAATACCGGGTGGAGCACATGGCCTTTGACTACCAGCCCATTGCCCGGGCCATCACCTCCCAGGAATACGTGGAAGCCATGGAATGGGCCGTGGCGGCCGGGCTGACCAATCTGGATACGCGCTCGCTGGCCAACCTGGAAATCCATCGGCGGATGCTCTAG